In Acidobacteriota bacterium, the following proteins share a genomic window:
- a CDS encoding tetratricopeptide repeat protein: MADQLDSGARLVPIGRVGGWCKSYLLVFSALMFALVYPLRFGLGLSSGAVQHFNLGNKAYQSGNLLQAEREFRMALRIAPTMVDARQNLAITLAQKGDLDGAAEEFRNVVSARPKSAEAHYNLGRVLFQQENDKAALAEFQKAVKFKPDYPEAMNNIALLLERDGDKEAAFAEFRSLVAASPRYAEARNNFGQILAKQGSLDEAIVQFQAAIRLRPEFSKAHENLGLVLLAKKDKEGARSEFQKAAELGSAEAYLSLGVLLGENGDLDAAIRAHQQAVRLMPHDPMAHFLLGGGLQQKGDLDGAISEYRQALRLDPQFSSADLDLGVALREKGDLSEAVSALETASRMSPDNPEVHYQLGVTLNRSNDLASALNEMRLAIALKPNYSQAFYGLGQTLRRMGKTSEAEEAFSKVEQLHQADAAFAQANTQYNLGLVALARGDVDEAQKAFQTALSIKPDFAEAHTNLGAILLEHGEIRNAIGQFRAAIDSKPDDARAYYNLGLALEKSGDFQAAHIAFQHALKLDPQLKASTPDRTVGK; encoded by the coding sequence ATGGCAGATCAATTAGATTCAGGGGCCAGGCTTGTACCCATTGGGCGCGTAGGCGGATGGTGTAAATCCTATCTCCTCGTATTCTCCGCCTTGATGTTTGCACTTGTGTATCCTCTGCGTTTCGGTCTCGGGTTAAGCTCTGGGGCAGTGCAGCACTTTAACCTTGGAAATAAGGCCTATCAAAGTGGAAATCTGTTGCAGGCCGAACGCGAATTTCGCATGGCGCTTAGAATTGCCCCAACGATGGTCGACGCGCGCCAGAATTTGGCCATTACTTTGGCACAGAAAGGCGATCTGGATGGAGCTGCGGAGGAGTTTCGGAACGTCGTAAGCGCCCGACCGAAATCTGCCGAAGCACATTACAACCTTGGGCGTGTTCTCTTTCAGCAAGAGAATGACAAGGCGGCGCTTGCTGAATTCCAGAAGGCTGTCAAATTTAAGCCAGATTACCCTGAGGCAATGAATAATATTGCCCTTCTTCTCGAACGGGATGGTGACAAAGAAGCAGCATTTGCAGAATTTCGGTCTCTTGTCGCTGCAAGCCCGCGTTATGCGGAAGCGCGGAATAACTTTGGCCAAATACTGGCGAAGCAAGGAAGCCTCGACGAAGCCATTGTACAATTCCAGGCGGCGATCAGGTTACGCCCAGAATTTTCCAAGGCACATGAAAACCTGGGTCTCGTGCTATTAGCGAAAAAAGACAAGGAAGGTGCACGATCAGAATTTCAGAAAGCCGCCGAACTTGGGAGTGCTGAAGCATACCTTAGCCTGGGGGTCCTGTTGGGAGAGAATGGTGATCTTGACGCGGCGATCAGGGCTCACCAGCAGGCCGTCCGACTGATGCCGCATGATCCAATGGCACACTTCCTACTGGGTGGAGGTCTCCAACAGAAGGGTGACCTCGATGGGGCAATCTCTGAGTATCGCCAAGCACTGAGGCTCGATCCTCAATTTTCCTCAGCGGATTTAGACCTTGGTGTCGCTTTGCGTGAAAAGGGCGACCTCAGTGAGGCTGTATCGGCGCTGGAAACTGCAAGTCGAATGTCACCTGATAATCCAGAAGTGCATTATCAGCTTGGCGTCACACTGAATCGGAGCAACGACCTGGCGAGCGCTCTCAATGAGATGCGTCTGGCCATAGCTCTAAAGCCCAACTATTCCCAAGCTTTTTATGGCCTCGGCCAGACGCTGCGACGGATGGGAAAAACCAGTGAAGCCGAGGAGGCATTCAGCAAAGTGGAGCAACTGCACCAGGCCGATGCAGCATTCGCCCAAGCTAACACTCAGTACAACTTAGGATTAGTTGCGTTGGCAAGAGGCGATGTTGACGAAGCACAGAAAGCATTCCAGACGGCACTGTCCATTAAACCAGATTTTGCGGAAGCCCATACCAATCTGGGCGCGATCCTGCTCGAGCACGGAGAAATCCGAAATGCGATCGGGCAGTTCCGTGCGGCCATCGATTCAAAACCCGATGACGCGCGGGCTTATTACAATCTTGGACTCGCTCTCGAGAAATCGGGTGATTTTCAGGCAGCACACATTGCTTTCCAACATGCCCTGAAGCTGGATCCTCAGCTCAAGGCTTCCACGCCAGACCGTACCGTGGGGAAATGA
- a CDS encoding ChrB protein has protein sequence MDDTGPKKGDKNASWLLYMFQLPARMASKRVSVWRKLQKYGALSWKSCAYILPLDATNLERFQWLAAEVQKYQGEASVVEVPLIHGYTHKQVMVLFNNARATQYQSLIRDSRLALRAAASRSNAQQLLDFSRLNRRLNDLNAIDFFSCGKRRDAERLIKELETRASSKSLNRAGGKDKIKEYSARVWQTRPRPEVDRVGSAWLIRNFIDSRAKFVFSRDPEAYPGAVRFDMFAGDFTHVGDDCTFEVLIKYFKLHDRNLDQIGQLIHDADLRDAKFGRPEGIAIEIITKGWGQMDLSDEEILRRGFELFDALYLMAGA, from the coding sequence ATGGATGATACTGGGCCGAAGAAAGGGGACAAGAACGCGTCGTGGCTATTGTACATGTTCCAACTGCCTGCACGAATGGCCAGCAAGCGCGTGAGTGTTTGGCGGAAGCTACAGAAGTACGGGGCCCTAAGCTGGAAGAGCTGTGCTTACATTTTGCCTCTCGATGCGACCAACCTTGAGAGGTTCCAGTGGCTTGCGGCCGAGGTCCAGAAGTATCAAGGCGAGGCTTCCGTAGTGGAAGTTCCGCTGATCCACGGGTACACACACAAGCAGGTAATGGTATTGTTCAACAACGCACGGGCAACCCAGTACCAGAGCTTAATCCGGGATTCCCGGCTTGCATTACGCGCGGCGGCGAGCCGAAGCAATGCACAACAACTCTTGGATTTCAGCAGGCTGAACCGCCGCTTGAACGACTTAAACGCCATCGATTTTTTCAGTTGTGGCAAAAGGAGAGATGCTGAACGGTTAATCAAGGAACTCGAAACCCGTGCCAGCAGCAAAAGCCTTAACAGGGCAGGAGGCAAAGATAAGATCAAGGAATACAGTGCCCGTGTGTGGCAGACTCGGCCTCGGCCTGAAGTAGATCGGGTCGGCTCCGCTTGGCTTATCCGCAACTTTATTGATTCCCGCGCCAAATTCGTTTTTTCGCGCGACCCCGAAGCTTACCCAGGGGCTGTCCGATTCGACATGTTCGCGGGCGACTTCACCCACGTAGGCGACGACTGCACGTTCGAAGTGCTCATTAAATATTTCAAACTGCATGACCGGAACCTCGATCAAATTGGTCAACTAATTCATGACGCTGATCTGAGGGATGCAAAGTTCGGGAGGCCTGAAGGCATCGCAATCGAAATAATCACAAAAGGCTGGGGACAAATGGATTTGAGTGATGAAGAAATCCTGCGCAGGGGTTTTGAACTCTTTGATGCTCTCTACTTGATGGCGGGAGCATGA
- a CDS encoding TolC family protein — MLGLKRSAGLILATVFLPLQLIAQVTSAGQPQTQPPRTFTLQEAVNYALAHYPAIQGGRNQVEAARGVVDFARTDYLPQLNSLWQANRATSNNVMGIMFPQSVVPSVRGPVLPSSSATAWGSIGGLLFSWQPYAFGYRHAKVNLARAGVDLASANLAVTRLAVAANAMNAFFNLVAAEQGVSVAEANLRHWQAVNKSVHTLVDQELRPGADASRADAQLAQANIQLIQAQQQMSVNRVAMAGALGLETSAVEVSAGPLLGAPPKATLPVTSLASHPAAVAQQSSVKQAQGQLEILRHSFYPDVYVQSFVSGIGSGFSPTGVPLGGGHGLGLGTENYGAAVTITFPIFSILGIHAQEKSARANVQAQTNYYRQALLGINDQVEQAQAMLDGARRVAENTPIQLNAARTGEIQSQTRYKAGLTTIVELADAESLLEEAEIEDALARLAVWHNLANLAAAEGDLGPFFQMDRTGGH, encoded by the coding sequence GTGCTGGGGCTAAAGCGATCTGCTGGTCTAATACTTGCTACCGTATTCCTGCCTTTACAACTCATCGCACAGGTCACGAGTGCCGGGCAGCCACAAACTCAACCTCCAAGAACTTTCACACTTCAAGAGGCGGTCAATTATGCTCTCGCGCATTATCCTGCAATTCAGGGCGGTCGCAACCAGGTGGAGGCTGCGCGCGGCGTCGTCGATTTCGCCCGCACGGACTATCTGCCACAGCTTAACTCGCTGTGGCAAGCCAATCGCGCAACGTCGAACAACGTGATGGGCATTATGTTCCCACAATCTGTGGTTCCAAGCGTTCGCGGGCCCGTCCTGCCATCGTCATCGGCTACCGCCTGGGGCAGCATTGGCGGGTTGCTTTTTTCCTGGCAGCCGTATGCCTTTGGCTATCGTCATGCGAAGGTGAATCTTGCCCGGGCTGGAGTTGACCTGGCTTCGGCGAATCTTGCGGTAACTCGCTTGGCCGTGGCCGCGAACGCCATGAATGCATTCTTCAACCTTGTCGCTGCCGAACAGGGCGTCAGCGTGGCGGAGGCGAACCTCCGGCATTGGCAAGCGGTGAATAAATCAGTTCATACCCTGGTAGATCAGGAGCTCCGACCCGGCGCAGATGCTTCGCGGGCCGACGCACAATTGGCCCAGGCCAATATCCAGCTTATCCAGGCCCAGCAGCAGATGTCTGTAAACAGAGTGGCCATGGCTGGTGCTTTGGGGCTTGAAACCAGTGCGGTCGAGGTATCAGCCGGCCCTCTATTAGGTGCGCCCCCAAAGGCAACTCTCCCCGTGACTTCGCTGGCTTCCCATCCAGCCGCTGTGGCACAACAAAGCAGCGTAAAGCAAGCTCAAGGCCAACTTGAGATCCTGCGCCACTCGTTCTATCCAGACGTGTACGTTCAGTCCTTCGTCTCGGGAATTGGTTCAGGCTTTTCTCCGACCGGAGTCCCTCTGGGAGGGGGGCATGGCCTGGGCCTCGGGACAGAAAATTACGGAGCGGCAGTCACCATTACGTTTCCGATTTTCAGCATTTTGGGTATACACGCACAGGAGAAATCCGCCAGGGCTAACGTGCAGGCCCAGACGAACTATTATCGTCAGGCGCTTCTGGGGATCAACGACCAGGTGGAGCAGGCACAGGCGATGCTCGATGGCGCTCGGCGCGTGGCTGAGAATACGCCTATCCAGCTTAACGCCGCTCGCACGGGTGAAATCCAGTCGCAAACGCGTTACAAGGCCGGGCTCACTACCATCGTGGAATTAGCCGACGCGGAAAGCCTGCTCGAAGAGGCTGAGATCGAAGATGCGCTCGCCAGACTTGCTGTCTGGCATAACCTTGCAAATCTTGCGGCTGCCGAAGGAGATTTGGGGCCCTTTTTTCAGATGGACCGCACGGGAGGTCATTAA
- a CDS encoding efflux RND transporter permease subunit gives MWLIRTALRRPITVLIAVIGIALCAILAVVRMRVDIFPELNLPVIYVAQPYGGMSPRQMEGYLVFYYEYHFLYINGVESVEDKSIQSNGLLKITFHPGTDMSQALAQTIAYVNRAHAFMPYGTVNPFVIRFDAGTVPVGDIVFSSPTLGIGQIQDLALNRVRPIFATLPGVSAPPPFGGNQRSIVITINPERLRSYHLTPDEVARAIQSGNQLMPAGNVRTGSLLRIVNSNSVVPEITRQLDDLPIRTGAGPTVYLHDIGYVLDSTDIPTGYALVNGRRAVYEPVTKRPDASTLSVVKEVRDALPRFRSLVPSDIHISYEFDQSGYVKNALLAVAREGLLGALLTGLVILLFLRDARSSLIVVTTIPFALLTAVVALWVSGQTINIMTLGGLALAVGILVDEGVVAIENIDATIERESDIPLARAVLRGVEQTVGPRFLSMLAVVAVFVPSFFMTGVTKALFVPLSLAVAFSMVASFLLSSSLLPVMFMWMHKKRGADGGPPLGVHSSFEAFREKWTRGLHHVVGFRWLIVGAYFAIALLIIVVMGPRLGQELFPEVANNQFRLRLEAPYGTRAEDTANLTSEILRQIGETAGPGNVTTTLGYVGTQAAAYPINTVFLWSSGPHEAVINVALRPGARINVEAFEEKLRHILPPKFPGCTFSFEPGDIVSQIMNFGAPTPVDIAVTGPDFVQLRAFTQKLRGQLGEIAGLRDLRTEQPLDYPSVNVDIHREMAGQLGVTAGEVATSLSQATSSSRFTVPNYWADPKTGVAYQVQVQYPQPEMTSLQDVKNIPVMPGDTQHPLLGDLATVTDGITVGEYDRENGLWKLDLVANVAGQDLGQLSRSIDEAVRRAGPPPRGTTASVRGQIGPMRETFTNLRIGLLLAILVIFLLLAANFESMRLSFVVFTTTPAAVCGMILALAVTHTTLNIESYMGGIMAVGVGTANAILLVTFAEENRRRGADSVSAAIEGARARMRPILMTSAAMIAGMVPMALAWGAGAEHTAPLGRAVIGGLLAATLTNLTVLPFVFSIVQRRASVISPSLDPDDPASRYAEG, from the coding sequence ATGTGGCTGATTCGCACTGCGCTGCGGCGCCCCATCACTGTCCTCATCGCCGTTATTGGGATTGCTCTTTGTGCCATTCTAGCGGTCGTGCGGATGCGGGTAGACATTTTCCCGGAACTCAATCTTCCTGTGATTTATGTTGCTCAGCCTTACGGTGGCATGAGCCCAAGACAGATGGAAGGGTACCTGGTGTTTTACTACGAGTACCATTTCCTTTATATCAACGGAGTTGAGAGCGTCGAAGACAAATCCATTCAGAGTAACGGTCTGCTCAAGATCACCTTCCACCCGGGAACCGATATGAGCCAGGCACTCGCGCAGACGATTGCCTATGTCAATCGGGCTCATGCCTTTATGCCTTATGGGACTGTGAATCCGTTCGTCATCCGGTTTGATGCCGGGACTGTGCCTGTGGGAGATATCGTTTTTTCAAGCCCCACTCTGGGCATCGGCCAGATTCAGGATCTGGCTCTGAACCGGGTGCGGCCGATCTTTGCTACCCTGCCTGGCGTTTCGGCGCCGCCACCCTTCGGCGGAAACCAACGGTCGATTGTAATTACCATCAATCCTGAGCGACTGCGCTCTTACCACCTGACGCCTGATGAGGTGGCGCGCGCCATTCAATCCGGCAATCAATTGATGCCTGCCGGCAACGTTCGCACTGGCAGTCTGCTGCGCATCGTCAACAGCAATTCGGTAGTTCCGGAAATTACTCGTCAGCTCGACGACTTGCCGATTCGCACTGGGGCAGGTCCAACCGTTTACCTGCATGACATCGGATACGTCTTGGACAGCACCGATATCCCGACGGGATATGCTTTGGTGAACGGCCGGCGCGCCGTCTATGAGCCGGTCACCAAACGTCCGGACGCCTCGACGCTTTCGGTGGTCAAGGAGGTAAGAGACGCCCTGCCGCGGTTTCGCTCTCTGGTTCCTTCAGACATCCACATCAGCTACGAGTTTGATCAGTCGGGGTACGTAAAGAATGCCTTGCTTGCTGTCGCGCGGGAAGGCCTGCTGGGGGCACTTCTGACCGGCCTCGTAATTTTATTATTCCTGCGTGACGCAAGGAGCTCATTGATTGTGGTAACTACGATTCCGTTCGCCCTGCTGACCGCCGTCGTCGCGTTGTGGGTAAGCGGTCAGACAATCAACATTATGACCCTCGGAGGGTTGGCGCTGGCCGTCGGCATTCTGGTGGACGAGGGTGTGGTTGCGATCGAAAACATCGATGCCACCATTGAGCGGGAGTCCGATATTCCGCTTGCCCGCGCGGTGCTGCGTGGCGTAGAGCAAACGGTCGGCCCCCGTTTCCTCTCCATGCTTGCTGTTGTGGCAGTCTTTGTTCCTTCGTTCTTTATGACCGGCGTGACCAAGGCCTTGTTTGTGCCGCTTTCGCTCGCCGTGGCTTTTTCCATGGTTGCTTCCTTCCTCCTTTCAAGCTCCTTGCTGCCGGTGATGTTTATGTGGATGCATAAGAAGCGCGGGGCGGACGGCGGCCCTCCTTTGGGAGTCCATTCGTCATTTGAAGCTTTTCGGGAAAAATGGACGAGAGGTCTTCATCATGTTGTTGGCTTCCGGTGGCTGATTGTCGGGGCTTACTTCGCGATCGCGCTGCTGATCATCGTGGTCATGGGTCCCCGCCTGGGTCAAGAGCTGTTCCCGGAAGTTGCCAACAACCAGTTCCGCCTGCGGCTTGAAGCTCCCTACGGCACGCGCGCCGAGGACACGGCTAATTTGACGTCTGAAATTCTGAGACAGATCGGTGAAACAGCCGGACCCGGTAATGTCACGACAACTCTTGGCTATGTCGGGACCCAAGCTGCTGCCTATCCGATCAATACGGTATTCCTGTGGTCCAGTGGCCCTCACGAGGCAGTGATCAACGTAGCCCTCCGGCCCGGCGCTCGTATCAATGTTGAGGCCTTTGAGGAAAAACTCCGCCATATTCTTCCTCCCAAGTTTCCGGGCTGTACTTTTTCGTTTGAGCCGGGTGACATCGTTAGCCAGATCATGAATTTTGGCGCGCCAACGCCGGTCGATATCGCGGTAACAGGGCCGGATTTTGTTCAGCTCCGTGCTTTTACGCAAAAGTTAAGAGGGCAGCTAGGCGAAATCGCAGGCCTCCGCGATTTACGGACCGAGCAGCCACTTGATTACCCCAGTGTCAATGTTGATATTCACCGTGAAATGGCCGGACAACTCGGAGTAACGGCAGGAGAAGTGGCCACTTCACTATCGCAGGCTACGTCCTCAAGCCGCTTTACCGTGCCGAACTACTGGGCGGACCCAAAGACAGGAGTGGCTTACCAGGTCCAGGTGCAGTATCCGCAGCCTGAAATGACTTCTCTTCAGGACGTTAAGAACATCCCCGTAATGCCGGGTGACACGCAACATCCCCTGCTTGGCGATCTCGCTACCGTCACGGACGGAATTACCGTCGGGGAGTATGACCGCGAGAATGGCCTCTGGAAGTTGGATCTTGTAGCCAATGTTGCCGGGCAGGATCTGGGACAGCTCAGTAGAAGCATAGACGAGGCCGTTCGGAGGGCGGGACCGCCGCCCCGCGGCACCACGGCAAGTGTGCGTGGCCAGATTGGTCCCATGCGGGAGACGTTTACCAATTTGAGAATAGGTTTACTACTGGCTATTCTGGTGATTTTCCTGCTTCTCGCTGCCAACTTTGAATCCATGCGGCTTTCATTCGTCGTTTTCACGACTACTCCTGCTGCGGTCTGCGGCATGATTCTGGCGCTCGCTGTTACGCACACCACGCTTAATATTGAGTCTTATATGGGTGGCATTATGGCGGTCGGGGTCGGAACTGCTAACGCCATTCTTTTGGTGACGTTTGCAGAAGAGAACCGTCGGAGAGGCGCTGATTCCGTCTCCGCAGCAATTGAGGGAGCTCGGGCGCGAATG